Sequence from the Erythrolamprus reginae isolate rEryReg1 chromosome 2, rEryReg1.hap1, whole genome shotgun sequence genome:
GAGGCACATTCAGGATTGTGAGGATGCCAAACCTATGCAAACCTGTGTTACAGTCACACGTGTCATTTCTGACTTGAGGAGGATTCAGGATTGTGAGTTACATTCACACGTTTCTCCTCTCAGGCAGACTTCAGCCTTGCTCATTGCTCAGCCCCACAAGGGAAAGAAGCGGGTTCTGGATCACGGAGGGTCCAATCTGATCCATTTGGATTCTGAAATCTCCCCAGAGCAGGAAGTGGATCTGGGGATCCCCAAAGGTTCTGAGCAGCCCCTGGGATTGTGGGGAGGAGCAggaaggaggaggcccaggccttTGCCTTGAACTGGGAAGGACTGGGGGACCATACTGGAGGGAATGGGCAGAGGGACTGTTTATTTCCTGTGTAGACGCAGGTTCTGACCAAATAAGTCCTGTGAATGATCCTGAAAGtgatctttaaaatatttaatgctCTGGAAGGATTTTTGCCCTGAAGAGCTTTCAGAATAGACACCAACAAAGGGGCCTTGGAGATTTCCCAGGCGTTTCTGGGgtgaggggaattctgggagttgtagtccacactgAAGCCCAAGTGGCTGAGTTAGAGAAACTCTCAGTTAAGACTTGAAAGTGGCTGGTGGATAATTGAGATGACCGACAacttctgcaccagagacaaattccttgtttgtccaataaagaattctattctgttccattttatatcctattttattcttattcctatACACACCGTCCTCCCAAGTTGGCTGACAAAGTTCAGGATCAGCTTCAAAACAGGAAAAGTGTCAGAGAAATTGAGATTCAGAATAAATCTGGTGCCTTTCTTGCACCTGGGAATTATGGCTTCTGACCCTAATTGGGTGGCTGGAATTCTTCATTTATTCTCTCTTGGGATAATCACAGGTTTTCTGTGGCACAGCAAGAGCaccagcacttagacttatatatctccCCAACTTGCAACCATAACTgaccccagaatttatgttgctaagtgagaaatttgtgcgTTTTGCCTCAATTTATGACATTTGTTAAggaaatcactgtagttgttaaacttGTAACATGGTTTGTAAGTGAATCTGCTTCTCCATTGAATGGTTGTCAGaagttgcaaaaggagatcacatgatcccCAAGACACTGTGACCGTGATAAATATAATTGATCATGTGAAGAACATGGAGATGCTAcagtggtcgtaagtgtgagaaATCACCATCAGTTAGTTTTTTCACTGATGTCATAAcgttaaacagtcactaaatgaacttttggaAGTAGAGGACGACCTGTAgtccacttcatagtgtttttaagGCCACTCAAAGCTCTTCGAAATTTCAGcctttggccccaacaatctgagtcctcattttaccagaaGGAATCGACCTTGAgcaggtcaggattgaactcccagctatgggcagaattagcctgcaatgctgcattctaaccagtgggCCTCCATGGCTCAAGGTGTGGGGTTCAGCCCCACTGAGTCCTGGGTTCAAAGCCAAGTCCTGTTCGGATTCCTGAACTCTGGGATGGGAGGGGGAATTTCCCAgtcggggggtgggggtgagggggaaaatgctcccttcgctcccCCCTTTGCCTCCCCATAACTCATAGGGAAAGAGTTTGGGTTTCCTGTAAGGATCCCACGGCCTCTGGTCTCACCccaattcccccctccctccccctattTTATAAAATCCCCCCCTCAAATCTGCACCTATTCACAATCCATGTTGGGTCTCACTGAAGTCAGaatgttattttctttctcttgggGGGACCAGATGGGGATGGAGCCCCCCTTCTTCCTGTGGGCCCCCTGCAGCCTCTCTGGGACAGAGACTGAGCAaggcagaagggggaggggggagggaggccttGCTGGAAGGGGGGAAGAATTGGAGGGAAGCACATAATATTTGGGGATcctgctctctctgtctctgctttcccttcctttcctctctgccccccaacctctctgccccctccacctctctgccccccaacctctctggccccccaacctctctgcccccttcacctctctgccccccaacctctctgcctacccaacctctctgccccccgaCCTCTCTGCCCCCcgacctctctgcccccccaacctctctgccccctcaacctctctgccccccccaacctctctgccccctcaacctctctgcccccccaacctctctggccccccaacctctctgccccctcaacctctctgccccctcaacctctctggccccccaacctctctgccccctcaacctctctgccctctcaacctctctgccccccaacctctctgcccccccaacctctctgccccctcaacctctctgccccccaacctctctggccccttcattttctcttcttcttcctccttctttccagaCCTGGGAATGGGGCCTTCCGTGCCCCATAGAGCATCAGGGTCCTTGACTGAAGCCCCCTAACTCTGCCCCTCTGGGTCCCTTCCAGGTGCCTCCTCCCACTCCATGAAGTATTTCGTCACCTCCATCTCGGAGCCCAGTCAGGGGCTGCCCCACTTTGTCGAAATGGGGTTTCTGGATGGTCACGTCTTTGTTCACTACGACAGCCACAGCCGGAAGGAGCAGCCTCGAGTCTCCTGGATGGAGAAGGTGGGGAAGGAGGATCCCCAATACTGGGACAGAGAGACCCGGAGAGCTCGTGTCACTGAGCAGGTGTTCAGACATCACCTGGAGACTCTGAGGAATCGCTACAACCAGAGCGAAGGTGAGTGATGGGTGGGGTGGCTCCTCCGGCCCCATATTCCCCTTCCCCGGAAccagaggggggagaaagggggggtCCCTTCAAAGGGAAAGGCTAcaccttttaaaaagtatttcttttaatttttattcttttttaaaaatccatataaATTGTCCTTGCCACTATAGCTGACATGTTCTGTCAATTGCAGTTAATGAAAACTTGCTTAAATTTATCCGTCTGTCTTTCTGAATGTTGATATTGATGTAAACTGAGATAAAGAGACTGaaatctcccctcccccccatgaaAGTTGGAGGGTCTGACCTCAGTGTGTCTCCTGCTGTGGGGGAGGAAGGGAATCAGAGGTCTCCCCCCACCAAAAGGCAGTGGATCCTAATTAAATTATACAGCAAGGAGGTCCTCATCCTTTTCTCTGTTTCCACCACAGAGAAATAAGGGATCAAGTGCAGATCCACCTGGGATGACCAGATCCCTTCACCCCCTTTTTGGAGGGACGAGAGGGCTCCCCAAAGGCCGGGAGGTTCTGATCACCCCCCCAGTTGGAAGGAGGGGCCAGGAAGACCCAAATGGGGTGGGGGCTCTTGAGGGAGGGGCACAGGGCCAGGATCCTCCCAATCttgagagggaaagacagagaagaaaggatCCTCCATTTCGGGCCCTTCCAGAGTCTCTCAGAGCCTTCGTGGCTTCCCATCCTTGGTCCCTCAGGCTGAACTCCTGCCCTGCGCTCTTGGTGGGGCtgccctggagggggggaggccttCTTCAGCAGCCCCCCCTTCTGCCATCTTTGGGGGACAAGATTCACCTTCAAGGAACCTTGTTTGGGGGCAGGGGCTGAAAACACCTGTGGGTCTAGTGGGAGCCTCCTTTCCAGGCTAAAGAGCCCCAAATGTCCCAACCTTTCCTCAAAGGGAGgctgcttcccccctcccctcacctGAGTCGCCTCCTCTGGACCTTCTCCagctccctcctctccttttggGGGTCTCTGGGCCACAACTGCtcccagtattccagatgtggttgcTCTGCCTTGATTCATGTAAAGGCTTTGGGACATCAGCCTCTCTTGGGTTCTCAATACAATTTTAATGATACCTTCTTTGCCTTTTAAACATTTGAATATAATTTGCATTaaaccttttgaaaaaaaagataaaaactagTAGAAGGTAACATAGCAAAAGGAAACTGATCAAAGAAAATCAGGGAATCTCCTCTCTAGGGAAGGATCAGGCTGGAGCTCATGaggatcttcctcttcctccaaagGGAAGATCTCTGGCTGAGCAGAAGATGCagagaaaggatcccctcccccgaCATTCCtgggtggggaaagggagggaaaaggctggtcAGTTAGTTCAAGTGTACCTCCAGGTGATTTTTCCCTTAGATTTAAGAGTTCCTGgcgtcctccctccctctcaagcTCAAACGGGAGTGAAAACATTTCAGGatttctttttagttttttttcaaacattcagttttcttttaaatccaaaaatctggtcacttgaagtctaaatatcttctccAGGGCCTTGCAAAGACTGTGGACTTCAAGCTCATTTAAAAGGCCAATAAcccttcaggtgtccagatcaGACTGGGTCACTTGCTGCTGTTGCTGAGGAAAATATTCTTTTGTGGCCCTTCAAGGCTTCATTCCCACATTGCACTAAACCATGGTTTGTTTCTGGTTAGACCAAAGTGGGAACCACCTCTTGTGACTTGATACTATTTGTGAACACAGACCAAGATTTATGGTCACAGGGATCCCTGCAAGCTTTTAGGTCGATCAGTCATATCCTCTTTGAGACCACAAGATTCTCAGTCCCTGTTTGCAGCCGCAGATCCAGGCTCCTATTCCCTCTCTGggatcccttcctttccccccagaggaacagcagagagaaagatggaaggatctccgtccctctgtttcttttccccctcctccttctctccgtcTCCCTTGGGATCCTCTGCTGCCTTTTCCAGATTCCCTTTTCCTGGGAAGGTTCAGGGACTCCGTCTGGGGGGAGGTGTTAAATCAGGGgttggaggccgatgaagaggacaacagctctttatttaataatcaggaacatctaaagtgacccgCTCACAGGCAGGTAGCGATTTAGGAAACAAGCGGCCacaaccgcaccttatatacattattactagcgcagggattggtgacaatgtttcaagacttcgtgctggagcttcctattggttgagcccggaggctccttattggtcgtgcccaggcttcccattggttgtgctagcaggctttttattggtcgccctgctccaatcagcgatcacctttattctaacaacttgcaaacataacaccccTCTCCCCATAGGTCGAAATGACTGTCAGTCATTTAGGTAGGTTATGTAATCCTGTAACCTGATTGGTGGCTTGGTTGttcgcccagacctgcgcagttcagtttgttgggagttgtcctcctggttGGCTGGCTCCTGTGCGGCTCCCTCCGGGTAAAGGTTGCCTTGGCCTATGGACGACGATGCAGCCATaccaacgccagccgccagggcTCCAGGACAGCTGTCGCTGGATGCCTGAAGATGTTGCGGTGAGTCGAACGGTTGTTCTTGTTGGTTTCTTGTGGTGTGATCTGTGGGGAGAATGTCATTGTTATTTTGGGGTAATTCTGTGGGATGTCGTTTTCTTATTTGGTCGACGTGTCTTCGCCAAATCCTCCCATTGTGAAGGAGGATTGTATAGGATTTGGGACTGGTTCTATGTTCTATGGTCCCCTCTCTGCATTGGAGGTTGGAGTCAAAGTCTTTGGCATACACTGGGTCGCCCGCTTTAAAAGTCCTTTCGGGCTCCCCCATTGGTTTGTCTCTTTCTTTGGTGTATTCCGGGTGAAgtctgtccagctgggaacggagttttCTTCACATGAGAAGTTCCGCTGGACTTTTCTTGGTGCTGGCcgaaggggtaatgtgttgggccaTCAGGAACTCGTCCAGCTGTTGTTGCCAGTCTCCGGGTGCCGATCGGTGGAGGGTTTCTTTcgtgaacctcaccatgcgttcagCCCGGCCGTTAGTAGCCGCGAAATGGGGTGAAGTTAATGCATGGCGGATCCCCCGTTCGGCTAGGAAGACTTCCATTTGCCTGGATGTCAGTTGTGGGCCGTTGTCGGAGACCATGACGTCAGGTAGGCCGTGTGTTGCAAAAATTTTGCGGAgtgcctttattgtagctgccgttgtagttgaggtcattagaaCAACCTCCAGCCATTTTGAGTAGGCATCAACTATGATTAGGAACGATGGGCCTGCTAATGGGTCTGCAAAGTCTATATGAATACGCGACCACAGTCCCTTTGGAGTTTCCCACTCCGTTGGCTTAGTCTTGGGCGGGtttgggcgagtttgttggcatggaTTACAAGTTGCCATCCATGTTTCTATGTCCTGATCCAAACCCGGCCACCATAAATGGCTCCTAGCCAGGCTTTTCATTCTCaccatgcctgggtgaccctgATGCAGCAATTTTAATGCTTTCTTCTGTAGTTTGCTTCGGAACTATTACCcggtcaccccacaatatgcaatctcttaacACGCTTAATTCCATTTGTCTACTTTTAAATGCTTGACAAGTCTCTTTTGGTATTTCTTCCGGCCACCCCCTTAGAACCCATTGTTTGACTCGGGATAACACGGGGTCTATATTTGTTTCTCTGGCTATTTTGTCTGCGGATATTATCGGGTTTTCCTGCATTTCAATTAGTAATACATCTGAGGCTGGGGCTGGGTCTTTTACCAAGTCTGCCTGGGAGCATCTGCTCAGGGCATCCGCATGGCcaatttccttccctcccctgtgcTTCAGGACATAATTGTAAGCCGCTAAGAATATTGTCCAACGGGTCATCCTTGGGGAGAGGAAAGTGAGGGTCTGTCTATCCCCCGCTAAAATTCCCAATAGGGGTTTATGGTCCGTAATTAATGTAAATGAGCGGCCGAACAAATATCCATGAAATTTTTTAACACCTGCAACCAATGCTagcgcctctttgtctaattgagagtaattcctttctgccgGAGCCAGGGTTTTTGAATAAAATGCAATGGGAGCATCGGTGCCGTCTGGAAATGTATgactgaggacggctcctatccCGAAGGGGGAGGCGTCGCATGTTAAGGTTACAGGCATGGTAATATTATACTGTACAAGAACACTGTCTGATGAGAGTACTTTTTTAATTGCTTGGAAGGCATTGTGTTCGGTGGGTCCCCATGTCCAGACTGTGCCTTGTTTAAGTAGACGATGGAGAGGCTCCGCTACCGTGGCTTTCTGTTtgagaaatatggaataaaagtTTAGTAAGCCCAAAAATGATTGTAACTCAGCCTTGTTTGTCGGGACAGGGGCATTTTTTATTGCTAGTACTTTCTCTTCTGTTGGATGGATACCTTCCTTGTCTATGGAGAACCCTAGAAATTCAACACTGGGGACTGCTCACGAACATTTATCTGGTTTTATGCAGAGACCCGAATCCTGGAATTTTGTTAGTACTTGTCGGATTCTTTCCCATAATTGGGGAGCTGATGTTGCAGAGATCAGCACGTTGTCGAAATATGGCACCACCCCAGGGATTTTATTTAATAGGCGCTCCATTAGGCTTTGGAAGATGCCTGGGGCGATTGCAACTCCGAATTGTAATCGGGTGCATTTAAACGACCCCCGGTGCGTTAGTATTGTTTGAATTTCCGCTGTTTCCTCTGAGACAGGTaattgctggtatgcctgggctaaatcgatttttgcgaaaatGGAGCCATTTCCTAATGTGTTCAATAGATGTTGCACTACTGGTATAGGATAGGCATTGTGTTGCAAAGCTCTGTTAATCGTTGCTTTGTAGTCAGCACAAATTCGGACTGAGCCATCTAGTTTTAAGGGAAGGACAATTGGGGTCTCCCATTTGGCGTGATCAATCGGTACTAGGATTCCTTGGGCAATTAATTTGTGTAATTGTTGGTCGACTTTTGGAAGCAGCGGTAAGGGTACCCTCCGGGGTTTGAGATGAACTGGGGCCACTGTGGGGTCAAGATTAAATGAGATTGGGGTGCCCTTGTATGTGCCCAGCCCTGGTTCAAATACCTAAGCAAATTCCCTCATTATATCCATCGGGGGTAAATTCGAGTTGGCAATGGAGTGAATTCCCGTAATGCCCACACCAAGCGGCTGGAACCAATCTAATCCCAACAAAGTATGTTTAGGCCCGTGTACAACAATTAGTGGCAACATTCCATTAAACCCTTCACAACATACAGCTACATTGATAGACCCCAACACAGGAATAGCATTTCCCTGAAAATCTGAAAGTCCGGAAGTCCAAGGAATTAATTGTTCCTTTTGGATGTGTGGCAAGTATAGGTGAAATTTATGCCACACCATTATGGAATGGTGGGATCCCGTATCAATTTCCATTTTGCAGGGTCGATTGTTAATCAAAAGTGAGGTAAAAAGTTTCCCCTGCGTTGGTAAAGAGTTATAGTTAATGGTGAATGGGGAACTACCTTTGCGGAATCCTGGGCGGAAACCGGTGGTCTGTTTGAAGTTCCCGTGTTGAAATTTCCAGACGCGGTTGGTTGGCGCTGCCAGGGTTGGGCAAAATCCCCTGGCGAAGGTACTCGGCAAACCTCAGCGATGTGCCCCTTTCTATGGCAACGACGGCAGAGGGCATCCTTGAATGGGCATCTGGATCAGGCGTGTGAGCTGTTGCAACTGAAGCATGGAGGAAAAGGTCACCTTGGGTTGTTGTATTGCGGTGGGCGGCGAATCTGAAGACAGTAGTCCTCCTCTGTCGCTGGGTCGGGAGGTTGTGCAGGAATGTCTTCGATGGTTGTAGGGTTGTTTTCGGCTACCTTCTTTACTGTTGGTTCTGATCGCTTGAGTTCGGCGGCAGATGCGTCGGAGACTTCCGCGGCTTTGACAGCTTTTATGATGTCTTGTAAGGAGGCGTCCTCATCGATGAGGTATTTTTTGTGAAGATTCAGATTGCTCATGCCGAAGATGAGACGGTCGATTAACTGTTCTTCTGGgtctttgtatttgcattttgcaaGTAAGGCCTGTAGTCGGGTGACAAAGTCATTGATTGACTCACCTTCAGCCTGCTTCAACTGGGAGAATTTGTTTCGGCTGATGCGAGCAGGAGTCGTTGGCTGGAAGTGGTTCGCGAGTTTTTCCTGCAGAGCCGTCCAGGAGATGCTCTCGATGGATTCTTCATCTGCGAGCGTAGTAGCTAGGTTGTAGATCGCTGGACCGCAGTAATGGAGGAATATAGCTCGTTTTCTGTTCTCCAATGCGTCGTCTAGGTTGCTTGCTTGGAGGAAGATGCGAAATTTGGACATATATTCCGTCCACGTATCCTCATCGGGGTTGAAGAAGGGCAATGCGTGCGGCATTGCTGAAGCCATCTCTGGAATGCGAAGGCTCGAATCCCtcatcgccactgttaaatcagaggctagaggccgatgaagaggataacagctctttatttaataatcaggaacatctaaagtgacccgctcgcaggcaggtagcgacttaggaaacaagcggccaaaaccgcaccttatatacattattactagcgcagggattggtgacaatgtttcaagacttcacgctggagcttcctattggttgagcccggaggctccttattggtcgcgcccaggcttcccattggttgcgctagcaggcttcttattggtcgccctgctccaatcagcgatcgcttttattctaacaacttgcaaacataacaggaGGGgaatgcagggagggagggggaaggaggggagaagggaggTTAGTGATGGGGGCTTCGTTTCCCTTGAACTCTAGAGGGGAAATGGGGTGTCAGTGCCTCTGTCAAAGTCCCTGCAGGAAGGGGGGCAGCTCTGTCTATCTTCAGGATTCCGGAAACCATCCTCCTCTCTTGTCTTTCAGGCCTTCACACATGGCAGTGGATGTATGGCTGTGAGCTCCGGGGAGATGGGAGCAAAGGAGGCTTTATGCAGGATGGCTATGACGGGAAGACCTTCCTCACGTTCGACAAGAAGACCCTCACTTGGGTGGCTCCCGACCCCCAGGCCCAGATCACCCAGAGGAAATGGGATGCTATTCCAGGATATAATCAGAGAGAAAAGGCCTACCTGGAGGAAACCTGCATTGAGTGGCTGGAGAAGTACCTGTCCTATGGGAATGAGACGTTGCTGAGGACAGGTGAGCATCTGAATGAAGACTGGActttcctcctttatggcctgaTCTCTTGGACACATTCAGCCCCTTTGAGTCCCTGGTCTATGGCCTGTTTGCCCTGATGGGAATCCTTCCCCCCCTCCAGCCTCTCTCCAGGACACGGGAAGCTCTGATTGGTTCTCACTACCAGGCAGCCATTCAGTGGACCAGGAAATGCAGCCTCTGCCTGGCAGGTGTCTGGTTGGGTCAGGCAAGAAAAGCCCTTGAGGGTGTCCTCTTCACTGCCCACAAGGAGGGAACCACTTGGGGCCATTCAGTGAAACCTCCAATAGCCAAACTGTAGTCAAGAGTGGTGGGCACCCTTAATTCTCCCCAATTAACTCTGCTTCTCCCCACATCCCATAGGGGGCTCCCTCCCTGCCTTGCACCTGATGGTCCAcctcccacccccaccactaGAAGGCTCCACTTCTACCATTAAGAAGATATTATCAGTGTCCCCACTTCGGCAAAAAGGGCCATGGATGAAgggttatttattttctttctgggGGGTGGGGTTAAAGGGGGAGCAAAGTTTCTGTCAATCTTTCTTTTAAGCCTCAAACAGATTCCCACAATTCTCAGTCAGCCTTTCTCAAAACAACCCCCTCCCCACCTTCAGGAACCCCCCCTTCCCCCACAGGGGGACTCACATTATAATCTTTCCCAAGGACTTTTTATTAATTTACCATCTAGAACACCCCTCCCCCCTCagtctctcccttcccccctggGGTCCTTGATCCCTCCAGGATTACCTGCATGAGATTAGGATCAATGGGGGAATCCCCCTCACTGATTATCACCAACAGCCCCTCTCTGCTTGGGGAAGAGGACCTCCTCTCTCTTCCCATTGACATCAATCTCTCCCTGCCCCCCACTCTTTTCAGAGACAAAATCTCTTTTCCAAATTGATGAGTGTGAGATTCCCTTTGATATCTCTTCCCCTCAAAATTGGGGTTGTGTCCCTTGGAAAGAGGCCTGGAACAGCCTCAGATTCAGGGGAGCAGAAGAGGATGCAGAAAGTAGAGAGAACCTTCTGTGTTGTGGCTGTTTTGAGAGGGAACCTAAGAGACCATCTCCACTCTCCCTCCCCTGAAGGAAGCAGCCCAAGATCAGCCAGAGTTCAAAGCAGACAGAGAGGAATTTCCTTGGACCCTCAATTTGCTGCTGGAGGTTTTTCAGGCTGAGTCCCTGGGAAGGACTCAAAATCAGGAGTTCTTGTGGTTGAGCGTTTTCCAGATTGGGAGCATTTCCCAAAACCCCTTGAGATGCTTCAGGTGTGGAGGGGGAAATAGGGGGAGAGTTTCCTGCCCCTGATTTTCTCACCCCCCTTTCAGTCTCTGGAGGGGCTCAGAGTCAATTCCGGTGTTTCCGCAGAGCCTCCAGTGGTGACGATGAGCAGCAGGACGGAGGTGGAGGATGGGATGGAGACCCACATCTGCCGGTTCTACGGCTTCTACCCCAGGGAGATCGATGCCTTCTGGACGAGGGACGGGGAGGTCTGGCTGCAGGACACCTTCCATGGGTTTCTGGCCCCCAATGTGGATGGGACCTACCACTACTGGATCAGCATCCAGATCGACCCCAAAGAGAGGGGCCGCTATCGGTGCCACGTGGAGCACGACGGCCTGCAGGATCCTCTGGACGTGGAGCTGAAGGGTGAGAGGCTGCAGGGAGGGAAAGGCCGGGCTCTTTGGCAGCCtggaggggggtgggagagaaatctGACCCCAGGTGTGTCCAGATGTGAACATACCTGAGCTTTAATACATTGGTTTTTCCATTGTTTGAGGTTGGTGAAGCTGCAGGGACCAGACCCTAGAACTGACTTCAGGGGATAGAAAGGAAACTACAGAATCCCATCACAATACTTGGCCGATCCTGATGAAACGTCCTTAGATCCTCTCTTAGGCCTCCCCTGGTTCTTCCTCCCAGCAGAAAAGCAGCAGTTACACTGAGCACCAGAAAtagatttgcttttgtttataatTCCTAAAGTAGAAGAATCGGGAGGAGTCTGGTAGCCTCTTTTCTGAAGGCAGATTTTGGCTGGACTGATGGACATCAGGAGTCAGAAAAGAGGCTCCCAAGTCTGAGCTTTTTCCCATCAGAGACTGACAGAGTTTCCTGCTATAAAGGTCAAAAGGTCACTCTGTGTTGCTTTTGTAAGAAAGAAATTGCACATTATATTATGATATGTGAATTCCTGAGGCTCAGCATTAAACCCAAGGAAAAAATCCCCCCCTCAAAGAactctgcatatgctcagaagttTCCCTATCGTACACCAGATTTCCAAAGTTTCAAAATTCaaattgaaattcaatttttttattgatgATTGTCACCATGATGCAGGAAATAATCAAATTTAATTGCTCTTTCTCCCAATTCAGAACCCACCAATTCAAAATCCAACCTTTGGCTCATCATTATCGGCTGTGTTGTGGCTGCTCTGGTTGTGGTGGGTGTGATTGCTGGGATTGTGTTATTCATCATCAGTAAGtatttttggtggggggggggatgatggAAGGAAGATGGGGGATTCCCCCCAAGTCTTTCCCTTTGGGGAGCTCCTTCTGGGCCTCCTTCTGTCCTGTTGTCCCAGCCCTCTTGGGGAGCATCTGAGATCTCAGCCTCTTGCTGGGACTCCAGTCTTGCTTCAGCTGAGTCTGAGATTCAGGCAGTCTGAGGTTCTTCTGAGTTGGGAAGAGGCCTCCCAGTTCCTCTGTCCCCCTCAAAAGCTTTGACCAAAGAGCAGCAGAGAAGGATTTCCATGGgaacctccctcccctcccaactGTTCCGGCTGCTTCCCCTCTTGGGACAAATCAGGAGATACATTTGTATTTTGAAGATATTGCTGTCTTTATTGATGGGACAAAGTGACTGTGAAATATCTCCTGGGGTTC
This genomic interval carries:
- the LOC139159725 gene encoding major histocompatibility complex class I-related gene protein-like isoform X1, which codes for MAARMALRPAPLWLPVMVAVSLLRGSCLGASSHSMKYFVTSISEPSQGLPHFVEMGFLDGHVFVHYDSHSRKEQPRVSWMEKVGKEDPQYWDRETRRARVTEQVFRHHLETLRNRYNQSEGLHTWQWMYGCELRGDGSKGGFMQDGYDGKTFLTFDKKTLTWVAPDPQAQITQRKWDAIPGYNQREKAYLEETCIEWLEKYLSYGNETLLRTEPPVVTMSSRTEVEDGMETHICRFYGFYPREIDAFWTRDGEVWLQDTFHGFLAPNVDGTYHYWISIQIDPKERGRYRCHVEHDGLQDPLDVELKEPTNSKSNLWLIIIGCVVAALVVVGVIAGIVLFIIKKSQDGYRAASTSDKGSSSSDQGSNQAI
- the LOC139159725 gene encoding major histocompatibility complex class I-related gene protein-like isoform X2 encodes the protein MAPRPAPLLFLVWVAVAFPGSSCGASSHSMKYFVTSISEPSQGLPHFVEMGFLDGHVFVHYDSHSRKEQPRVSWMEKVGKEDPQYWDRETRRARVTEQVFRHHLETLRNRYNQSEGLHTWQWMYGCELRGDGSKGGFMQDGYDGKTFLTFDKKTLTWVAPDPQAQITQRKWDAIPGYNQREKAYLEETCIEWLEKYLSYGNETLLRTEPPVVTMSSRTEVEDGMETHICRFYGFYPREIDAFWTRDGEVWLQDTFHGFLAPNVDGTYHYWISIQIDPKERGRYRCHVEHDGLQDPLDVELKEPTNSKSNLWLIIIGCVVAALVVVGVIAGIVLFIIKKSQDGYRAASTSDKGSSSSDQGSNQAI